A region of the Echeneis naucrates chromosome 22, fEcheNa1.1, whole genome shotgun sequence genome:
CCTGATGGACCGTTGTTGTTCCTTCTTTGTCTGGAATGTTCTGAGAATTAAGAAAAATGCTCATGATGCACTTGGGTGAGGTGAAATGGCATTAAAATTTaatccttttcctctcttccaaACGTGTCCTTGACTGGGCAAACATGTAGTCTAGCCGGCAGATCTGAAGACACAATCAGCCCATTTAATATGGGAGCTGGAGCTCAGCAGTATTGACAAAGGTGTTATCTCAGTATAGGTTATGTGGTGATGTTTTGGGTAGGGGTATTggtaatttcatttatttatttatttgtagatGTGGGTAATTTAGTCACGGAGAGGAAAATGGTCAATAACGAGCAGGACAGTGAGATGAGCTTAGACAATTTCTCTCACTTCACTCTAGATGGGGTGAAGCCGATTAAGTCATGTCACAATATTACCAAAACCAAGGCCACATCTTAGTATTGATTTTGTATTGATTGCTCTTCCCTCTATAGTaagtaaaaactgttttgagCAGAGATTTTCAAGGAGAAGGCAAGTTTGCAGCTTCTTGCCTCCAGCCCCTTGACCACACACTATATCATAGAGGTGCAGTCCGTTTGTCACTGCAATAATGGTCTGGTGAGCTCTCCACCACTCCTCTTGTCACCCTCAGGCCTGCTCTTCCCATTGCTCTCCCCCCCCCACTGTCTCTCTGCCCATTTAGGTGACCCATTCATCAATAATTGATAATTGGTTGGGACAGGTGAGATGGAGAGGCAATTTGTAGAGAGTATGGTGCCGGTGCACTGCCAGGAGATTGGCTCGGAAAAAGGAAGGACTGAGGTTTGGGACTTTAGTTGCTACTCAAGGACACACAGCCAGGGGCTGGTTGGCAGCTCCAGCTGCTGATGGGCCACTATATACACCTGTCGTCTCCAGGATGAATACTAATGTAGTATGGATCATAAATGTAGAGAATGTAGAGaaattgtgtatatatatattttttttttttttttttgcctccaacAGAACACATGCCTTCAGTAGCATTTTTTCAGGTTGGTATCTAACTTTCTTCGAGGAGAGATGCTAGGTCATGTTGACTATTGTGTCTAAGTCACTCACCTGTATGGTAATTAAGAAGCTCATGTATGtactaggggtgggaatcttttactatctcacaattagatggaattgttgcataaaagcaatgtCACATATagcttaagtaacaaaaataagtcTCTCTTTATacaaaaatagtgcagttaaacatgggttcctcatttaGCAAACCTTCAccacactgtgaagctcatgtcacGCTCAGTCTTTccgggcattcggtaaatagggccctataaaatctgcgaTCACGGAATTAgacaataaaaactgaattcattatgAACACAgaactggccgacattttacatagaagttcccccccccccacccccctggAATACAAAGGAATGCATCTGTCGGGAAAATGTTACACAGGGCTCACTAATAACGCACACCCTCCTACCCTCctacatgaatgaataaataaataagaagttAAATTCTCTGTGTGGGCACTTGAAAttgtctaagttaattggtgacacaAGACTGTGCAAGGAATGGTGACCCCACCAGGTCCTAGACCAGACTAGATGAGACCAAAGacaggacccctccagagactagagactagatcAGACCTgaccagactagacgagacagcggaccccccccctccagagaccagaaaCCCCAGTGAGGGGAGTGACTAGATTGGATCAGAGACTAGACCaggactagaccagagaccgtttcttgtttttttttttttttttttttttttggaacaaaaAGGAagtatctgtcaggaaaattctGCGAGgtggtcactaataatgcatgcCCCCCACCAGAAAAGGCAGCCGTCTAAGTGCTAAGTCAAAggagagtcactcactgagctcaacacaaagaggttgactattatttacttcaatggagatgtcagtgaTTGGTTGAAAACCAGAGTATGGGAATAGAAGACATTAAAAAGTTTAttgtggatttgatatttcaacCAAAGTTGCGGAaacgtatgtttcattgttttattgttatgcttttgcttaaatgtgtggaagcagcTAAGTTTccagttataactgaagaatttgtctatatttcattacttaaaacactgtctcagggttaCATTTacgtaaaatgctaaaaatcgaattctcaaaaaaaaaaatcgaataTTGGAAAAATTAAAGTGGAATTTAGGAAAAAATAacggattttatagggctctagtTAAAAAGCAAAGTGAGTCCAAactttgccttcaacgaggacaGGGCTGGCTGACTCACTCTTTactccattattgtagtttcctccttgttttggtgcttaccgcgCATGCGTAagttccagaaccagctctgtggtgtcACGACAtcccacatacaaaatggaggcagacagcctgtgggggtgtgtgtctgtgtgtgttttttatatacatatgtatgtataagcgattttgggacattttaaattgattctgaatcgtagtgAATGAGAATTACGATtcttgtataattttttttttttggtggggggtggggggtgcacCCCTAATATGTATGTACTCAGACTTTTTTGCCGATGCAGGTTTCCTGCAGTGTTACAAAGTTTAGGCACCCAGTGTTTCCTGAAAAAGTTCcctattactttttttttttttttttatgaaagctAATAATAAACACCAGCTACAATGAGATGCTGCATCACACATAAAAGGTCGCATATTTAATTAGTGAGCCACTtatttaaagtttgatttggtcttttttgtcatttcctgtcaaaTATTTACTCTTGGCTGTCCAATAAAGGCAAAACAAAGCCTCCTAAATATGCAAATGCACAACAAATAATGAGATGGTTTGTGTCAGTATCTGATATAGCTCAGCAGATGAGCAGTGGATCAAGTTTGCATGCTGCAGTggatggaaaggaaataaatcagcagctACTCTTGTTGTGATGGTCAATGCAATATGTTTGAGTCTTGGGTGAATAGATGGAGTCAATCACCTTTTGGCCGTTGGACTACTTGTTGACGTTTCATAGACTGAATGAAAGACTAAACCGATTAAAAGACTGAAACTAAACTTGAGTGAGATAATTGTCAGATTAATCAGTCAGAAAAATAACAGTTGATTAGCTGAGGACCGAGGAGACATTGTACATTTACTGATTAATCAGAGCAGCTTGTTGCAATGATGGGAGGTAAAGAACTGCCTAAATTTGTACAAGTAGGGACACATAGAAACGAATGGCCTAATCAGGTCCAATCAAGTGCACTTAAACTCTCCACTAACTAGCTGTTAGAAACCCCCAACGGCTTTGCTATTGTCTGACattgttgaaatgtttaacCTGTGTGGACAAGTGACTAGCTCAGTGCATATTTATCAGTATATGGACACATGTTAGCCTGTAAGTTGTCCTTACTTACCAAAATGGCAATGTAGGTTTTAGGTTACATTTACAAACCATGTCAGAGTTGCAGTTTGTTCAGTAGAGAGTACTTGCAAGTCAAATTTAccatattttaaatgttaaagttgGGTACGTGCCAAAGTCCATCCCCAAAATCAAGCCTCCTTCAGGTTAAAAATGTCTTCTGCATGAATTGGATATtactgtctttctttctttttttaatttacattttttcctttcatttcaacTTAGCAGCTTTGGGGGAAACAAcaacaggtttttgttttttttttgttttacagtgacTCGTGTATTTGGCACAAGCAAGTTTTGTCAGTAACTCTGTAATTTCAACTTTATTCTGTCTTGCTTTATCAAACCTTTTTATTGTAATTCAGTTCCTGGTGGCAGAAGCACTACCAGTTTTGAGCTAATGAGCTGCCTGACTGGTTAACTACTGGAACATGAGTAAATGCCTTCACATGTAAAGTAAATGTAAAGCATATGCACATGCAAATTAAGTCAGAATGAACcatcaattaaataaatatttttgatatgtTACGTGTGGATGGCATGCTTGATGCTTCTCcaattctctctcacacacacacaaattttgTCTCCTCACTCACCCTCCTACAGCATCCCacgttttttttattctcttaaaccctttttatttcttttattaataaaCTCAGCCTATATATTGTTACTTTTACATGGCAAATGATGGAGCAAGGCccatgctctgtgtgtgtgtgtgtgtatgtgtgtatgtgtgtgcactgcCTGAGCACTGATAGTGTGTCTTCTGGGTGCTGAGTGCTGGGCAGAGTGAGGGAGTGAAGGAGTACTTATTGATTTTGGCCACACATCTCTTCTCCTGAAAATCCCTTGATTGCTTTTGTTCTGCTCCCcgtctccctctttctgtctcgcTTCCTCTAATGAAACTCCAAATGAATTGGAGCACGTACtgactgctctctctctctgtccgttTAACTTCTGTTCCCTCATTGTCTTCGTTACTCTCTCTaccaatttctctctctctctctttgtctgtctttctcctgctctccctgCTGATTTCTCTATCAccccctttcttcctctccctttctcctttttgctgtttttaagtCTCTGTCTTCATCTCATGCTCCCTTGCTCTTTATCACTTTTGTCACACTTTCCTGTCTCCACGTTCTTTTTGCCTattttatctgtctctctgtttatctgttCTCCTGTCAGTCTCACCCTCTTTCccatctcagttttttttccccctcacagaTGAGGAAGAGTATGAAGTAGAGAGGTTGTCTACCAGCAGCAGCTAAATCTATTCCTATAGAATGACTCAGGCACATGACCTACTAAAATAAGCCTCAGGCTTTCAACTGTTGCTCTGTCCATTCATTTTTCCACCCTTTTCATATAGTGTTTTCAATTCTCCTTTTCTCTGGATGTGTGTCTATTGCAAAGGGATTCTCCAATGTTTCCCCTCAAATCCAAGACAAGATACCAAGCTTATAGGTATCTGTCGATTTTCCTTATTTGCCACTTTGGGACTTTGGCTAAAAAGTCATCATCACCAAGtcaaacaataaagaaaagcataccatttgttcattttagaaaatgtaatcagcagataaaactaaaatgatTAATCTATCAAGGTTTTTGGCTACTGACTAATTGTTTCAGATCTAAACTATATTGTTGTCCTTTTACATTGCATTCTGCTTCTTTTATAACAGGTTTCCTGCCTAAAAAAAATAGATGACTCAAGTAGCATTGAATTGATGCAGAATCTTAAAGGGGACAGAGAGCAGTGTGACCTGTTGGGATACTTATGTAATAAGGGTTGAAACACAGTATTGGAAGTAAATCACTATGGAGACATAATATTAGGGagattttattgaaatattggTGTATTTATACAAACGACTCTAACCCTTTTCCCCAGGGACTTCATTGTTCCAGCTCATCAAGTGTCAATCCCTGTGTTTTATGGCCTCTTTGTGCACCTGataaaaattgtgtgtgtgtgtagttaaTGTGTTGGGTAGTTTACCCCATGGACGCAATTGTTCCGCCTCATCTGAGGTGCACAGGTTTgacctttgctcttttttttctactcccaggggagctggaggaggagatggagaatcCAGAGATGGCGGATCTCCCcgagaaacagaaacaccagcTGAGGCACAGAGAGCTCTTTTTGTCCCGCCAACTGGAGTCTTTACCTGCCACACACATCAGGTACACTGCCACACATCACTGGtattcaaccacttttttttttttaattaattaatgacagTGAGAGCATTTATGAGCCAAACCAGTATTTTAAAGAAGCCATCTTCATTAGCCTTTTGCTGTttctaaaaatacaaacacaataatCCATCTTTATTTGATGTACAGTTTGAACAGTGAATGCCAACAGAAATGTGCTTTTACATTTAGTAGTCATTAGTAAGCTACAGGCAAACCCACCTAATAATTATATTATGAAGATGCATAGGAAGCAGAAACTGGCATGTGCTCCAATACAAATATTGACAAGCCATTTGTTGAGTGCAAATTCAAACTGGATGAAGTTTTACAACTTTACACTGGCATGCAGTGAGGTTACACAAGGTGTTTCTCACATTGCCAAGCTGCATTTGTTTCATACCAGAGATGTGTGAGTAATTAGctcataaataattttaattaagttAAGGGGCTCGGAGGACGGCTGGACCCTGATTTGTCAAATATCAGGCTGGGCCAACTAGAACTAAATCAGTATCATCGTGGCAGATTTTGAGATGCAATCACATCAAGGTATCCTCTTACACTGAAGCAGAGGGGAGCTTGGTCAAGGCTTACCGCTTATATTTTGCACTTATGTAACTAGTGTCCCATGGACTTGAGTCTGTGTTTCATGTAAAATAATtgatctctctttcctcctctgagtCTTTTCCAAATTGTTTTTCCTTCCCTATCTTCTACTTACTAaccatctctccttctctcctttcttgcCGCTTCACTCTTTGCCCTTTTCcccactttttatttatatatatttttgcctGAACTCCAGGGGGAAGTGCTGTGTGACACTGCTCAACGAGACAGAAGCCCTGAAGTCTTACTTGGACAGAGAGGTAAGTGGGCAAGCTCTTGATCTACAACAGCATAATGTTGTCTACTAAAGTGCAATTAGGTGCATTAGACGTCACACGTCTCTAAGACAATGTGTAAGAGAGTGTAGAGATTCTTGTTTCCAGATAAATTATTCAGCATGTTGACCCAGAATGTTCTTTTCACATACAGTAATGAGGAGACAAGAGACTAACAGAGAGGaaatagacacaaacacacacacacacacccctaccCCTCTCTGTTTGCaagtttcacttcctgttcctttCATTGCATCCTCACGCCTTCCTGTCATTTGTATTTCCCAGGATGCTTTCTTTTACTCGCTGGTGTATGACCCTCAGCAAAAGACTCTGCTGGCAGATAAAGGCGAGATTCGCGTTGGAAACAAGTACCAGGCCGACATCACCGACCTCCTGAATGAGGGTAAATTGTTCTTAAATCTTGTTTTAATTGACGCAGTTGTCAGGGAAAAGTTTGATATCGGAGCTGCCCATTATAAGTTTTCCTGCAGGGGACATTTTACCCTGCTGTGTACTTAGAtgtactttttctttaaatctgtttttcagcatTAACAGGGTAGAGACAGTCATACTAAATTATTCAACTTTTCATGGCTGTGTATCGTCTCAATTCTCAAGAACACTTTGTGAACTTTAAGCCGACCCAAACCAGTAATTACTTTGTTTTCTCATAGGTAAAGTTGtagcaggggggaaaaaaatcccagcAAACTAAAAATGACTAACTTAAGTTTCCACGGCAGTCACAGTGTGGCAGCGTAATTATACATAATCAAACCATTTAAATTAACAAATCGCTGTCTTTGTCCTGTACAAGTGATAATTCTACCGTCACAGAATTTAAAAGGATGGCGTCCATGTTACTTCAAAAAGAAATGGTTTAACTACTGCACAACTGCAACAACCATGCCAACAAAATGTGATGGCAACAAAACCTActtttaaagatgaaaacaaatctcAAATTGTAAACAGACACAGTCAGTGATTTTGTGCAGCTGGATGTGATGAAACCTATGCATTGTtagcatgtgtgtgaatgactATCTGGAACATAACACGTGTTCCAGATAGTCATTCACCGCCTGAAGTGGAAAATACTACATGTATACTGTGGAGACCTTACTGTGAAGGATAAGGcgtcactgttttattttttgtcattcttCAAATCCAATAACAACCAAATCCAGTactgtcatttaaattttttgcttctttccGCAAACCTCAATCAGACTTCCCTACTGTGTCGATGGCACTCAGCACAGAGCCAGCTTTTTCCCAGTGAGGagatgaattttaaaaaatgggTCACAAATAtacagtttccttttttaagCAATAATTTCTTAATACAGCTGGGCTCTATAGTTGTACAACTTCCCTAAAGTAAGGGAAAATAGTTGGGAATATTTTTCAGTTATGCATTTACAAAGAACAAGCCACTCAATAAAACCAGGTGGCTCATTAACTTGCTTAATTGTTTTTGGACATCACTGGAGCCTTTGGCGTgagtattattttatattatgcTTAACAAATCAAGTGATTATTGGTTTTGGTATATTTAATATCACAAGACTTGTCCTTGAACACCACCTTAGCCACCTTAAATATTATTGACTCATCAATactgtaaaaatccataattATTTAATTCAAGACATTTTGTGCCAAATTTCTGTACAAAATGGTGACTACTTTTCTGCCAGACTCCTGGTTCAGTGTTTTGCCAGAATTTTATTCTTAGCAGGTGGGTAAACCTCTGAAATTCCAATTAGGCCACCATGGGACACCAAGTTCTCTAATTAAACTCATGTTAGTGAAATTTTTTTACATGTGTTAAAAGCTCAGGCTGGTTGGCTGCAGGCGGGCAGAGTGCACTTTTTCAACTGTGGGATTCATTAATGCTTTAaacatgggagaaaaaaaaagtgtgttttggggtgggggggcagattTTATTATGCAGTTTACAAATTTGGAAACCAAATTTGGACAGTCTTAACTTTCTGTATCTGTTTGTCTTCTGGGTTCATGTAGGTGAGGAGGATGGTAGAGACCTGGAGAAACTAGAGGAGAAGGTCTGGGACCCAAACAGTTcactgacagagaaacagatcGACCAGTTCTTAGTAGTAGCTCGGTAAGTCAAGATAGAAAAAAACTAGTAGTAATTATTTCATAGTATCAGGGGACCATTTAGATTGTTTGCTTTTATGTCAAGAGTTTGCCCTTGAGAAACAAAACCACTGTCATGTCTGTTTTGTAAATACATAGTTCACCCATTACAGGTTGTTAGCTTAGTTTCGCGCCAAGGCTAGAAACGGAGGGAAATATCTGATCTGGCTCTGCAGAGGTAACTAAATctgccaaacagcagcagtaaacaaTTTGAACATAAACATTTTGGACTTGATGCATATGGTCCAGCAGCAGTGGTATCCAGGAGGTTTTGCTCATGTACCCAGAGCTACATGAATCTAAAGTAAACACGAACTTGTCCAAGAGAatacaagattaaaaaaacaaaaaacaaaagatacaTAAGGATAAAAAATTGTTCATGTTTGTTTAGAGCCAGGCTAGCTCTTTCCGCTTGTTTCCAGTCTTAATTCTAAGCCTACTGCCCCTGAGCTCTTGCTTCATATTTAATGGACAGTCACCCAAGTTAAACAAAATTCTGTTGCCCTAGCAGTTCTGTGTGAGAACTAACAAGATCATTTTATCAGGAATCAGCAGATTTAAAACTTTTGCCAATTTCTCTTTAACCATTTTTGCACATTATTAGTTCAGAAAAAGATGTGATGGTGAAAGTGAAACCCAAAGAATGTTTCCCAAGTCTTCATCTTTTACAACATGTTCGTCTTCCATAGATCAGTAGGTACATTTGCCAGAGCGTTGGACTGCAGTAGTTCTGTTCGGCAACCCAGCCTTCACATGAGTGCAGCTGCAGCCTCCAGAGACATCACCTTGGTAAGATACGCACAAAATCTTCACACCATAGGTAAAAAGTATAGGAGAAAGACAGGGCAGTTCATCAAAGGAAATCCTTATATTGTACAtgtatacttgtgtgtgtgtgtgtgtgtgtgtgtatttgtgtgtctgttcgtGATTGCTGAGGCCTGAGTCTGGTTATCCATAACAAGCACTTGGGCCTGAAGCCTGGTGTTGGTCTATTCTGCCTTAGATCTTATCCTCATGTAAAAAACATAGATGAAAGGCCTTGTAGCTACACAGAGACCAAAGCCTCGAGCAAGGGGCTGCACATAAACACTGTGGattgagcaaataaaaatatatcatgccaaaaagtcagaaaaatatTACAGAATTTCTCTTCATAAATGTTCCAAAAATAATGACTGAGTTTTGAGACCAATGTGCTTTTCTATTCTGTCTATAGTTTCATGCGATGGATACCCTCCACGCCACAGGCTACGACATGACCCGAGCCATCGCAGCGCTGGTCCCTCAGGGGGGACCCGTCCTCTGCAGGGATGAAATGGAGGAGTGGAGTGCCTCGGAGGCCAACCTTTTCGAGGAGGCACTGGAGAAATACGGCAAAGATTTCACCGATATCCAGCAGGATTTTGTGAGTAACAAACCTTATTTTCATAAAAGGGGATATGTGTATTTGGTTTCTTTATTGTGATTTAGATGAGAAAATGGATGCTACTCGTGTGCATATTAGGTTAGTATAAAGACTAGTCACAGAAACGCACAAAACTTGGCCCTTCTGAAGTGCCTACACTTCTCCTGGCTACCTCATGGTGACAATGAGagtacagagacacacaatgtGTCATTTGTACACTCTGGTGTGAATTAGTGAGCTTTATATTATGTAAAAGTTTGGCTTcaaaacaagttttattttagtgtattactatttttaataaaatgcaaaaaaaaaaagcagcggTATCAGACATAGGAGTCGTGTATATTTGAACAAAGTGAAAGAGGAAATTTTCAAATATGTCCAGTGATACATAATTGTGTAGATGTGTCGCAGCTATTGTTTATGTCtcatatctctgtgtgttgggggtctttttaaagactttaaaaGTATTTATACTTCAATAATACTGTGTCACATATGCATGGAAGACATACTGAAATCTTGAGTTATGCAGCTAATCGTTAGCTGTCTTGAATTTGGGATGCCAAAATCTAATTTAGAAATCTTTACTGTAAGTATTCAGTGCATCCATAATTGCAGCTTATGAGTGCACAAAATTAGAAACCACAGAATTAGAGCCGAACTTCTGCAGCAGACAGCGATGAAGCACAATAGTAGGAAGCTAATGCGGCAGCCAGTTTGTACTATAGAATGAAACGCTAAAGATGAGAGCGATGACGGGTCATCTCTAAAAGCTCTTAGCAAGTGTCCGTTTATAGCCAGCAGAGAGCTGCCTTTCTTGCTGTTGCCCGGCGCCATCCTCTGCTTTCAGCTTGAGGAGAGTGGTGCTGCCTTTGGCGGCCCTTTCTACTCCACATTGTGCTCAGCCCTCACCGTGTGCATCACTCCACCACCTGGTGGccggctgctgctggtgctgctcaTCCTCGTTTCCACCCAGGCCTCCTCTCAGCAGGGATTACACCACCATTATGGGTGGGGCCACAACTTGAcagctcatttttctttcaaacttcCTAGAGGAAAGTTAACAGAACCATTTCAGTTTCAAGAGATTCAGTTgccagtttgcttttttttttgtatgcaaaACCAGACGTGAAATATTTGCCAAACTTTCTTATATCCATTACTTTTGCAGatatatttagttatttatcTCAAATGTATGTCTTCTAGTTTTTCACATCATTTCCTGAAATGGTTCAGTGCTGTTGActcaaatgttacatttatatAATTTCTCCTTAACCACAGAAAGTTTTGAAGATGATCACTGTTTTGTGGTGAGCCCATGTAGAACATATATCATGCTCACTTCCTTgcctgattattatttatttattttttaatctagCCACCTCACTGTGATGTCTTGCCTCTGCCGTATTCATTATTTTGTCCTTTGTCTCCTCCTGTAGCTGCCCTGGAAATCCCTGACCAGTATTATTGAGTATTACTACATGTGGAAGACCACAGACAGATACGTACAGCAGGTAAAAATTATACACCAGGGATTTGGGAAAAACTAACTGGCTGTATTTTTTCTggattattatgattattactCATTGCCAAATAAGTTACAAATAGCTGTTTTTATGAAAGCTGGATCtgatttactttattttagtgagttcaaagaaaaatataagaaaaaatattattgaGGATGGGTCATCTATTTGGTTTAAAGTATATTTATATCTTTTAACATAAATTTAGcttcaaaactttttttgaaAATACGACTTGTttaggaataaaaaaatctgaataaaaataatcatctttATTCATATTAAAAGTGGGTCAAGTATCAATATATCAGTTTGGTTCcatgaacatttttcaaattaagtAGTTTAATGGCGTCCAAATTCCCAGTTTGATAATTTCTCCCTTCTCCCCTGTTCTTTCTGTGCTCCAGAAACGGTTAAAAGCAGCTGAGGCAGAAAGTAAGCTGAAGCAGGTCTACATCCCTAACTAGTGAGTACTTTGATGCAAATTTCTGTGTTGAATATTGGATTAAATTAGATTTCAGAGGTCACCATTTATACAGGACCCCTTCATCTGACTACACTTCGATACAAAGAACCACTGACCTTAGTAGCCATGTTTCTGGTGTTTTTAACAATGGACATGTTCTGCTATTGTCAGTGCACAGacccttctttctttctattaGTATTCAAGTATCACAGCTCTCACTAAAGTATCAGTGTCTGTGGCCGCAGCCTGATGAATGTTATCAATTCTCTTTGCGACTGTACACTGAGTAGTCTTTCCTGACCTTTGCTGCTCTGACcctgtgtctcttttctctgcACCAACAGTAACAAGCCAAACCCCAACCAGCTGAGTAACAATGTAAAGCCAGCTCTGATGAATGGAGCAGCGGGTGCAGGGGTCCCAGGACCTCCAGGCTCAGGGCAGACACCCATCTTGGGTAGAGCCTGTGAA
Encoded here:
- the mta1 gene encoding metastasis-associated protein MTA1, giving the protein MAANMYRVGDYVYFENSSSNPLLIRRIEELNKTANGNVEAKVVCFYRRRDISSTLIALADKHARELEEEMENPEMADLPEKQKHQLRHRELFLSRQLESLPATHIRGKCCVTLLNETEALKSYLDREDAFFYSLVYDPQQKTLLADKGEIRVGNKYQADITDLLNEGEEDGRDLEKLEEKVWDPNSSLTEKQIDQFLVVARSVGTFARALDCSSSVRQPSLHMSAAAASRDITLFHAMDTLHATGYDMTRAIAALVPQGGPVLCRDEMEEWSASEANLFEEALEKYGKDFTDIQQDFLPWKSLTSIIEYYYMWKTTDRYVQQKRLKAAEAESKLKQVYIPNYNKPNPNQLSNNVKPALMNGAAGAGVPGPPGSGQTPILGRACESCYTSSSYQWYSWGPPNMQCRLCASCWTYWKKYGGLKMPTRLDGERPGPNRNNMSPHGLPLRHSGSPKFAVKTRQAFYLQTTALTRMTRRLCQDIIRPRYLARHPYLPVNTAAIKAECALRLPERPKKPLPLKPVERKPLESVVRYLEAHPCPVKPDPPARGGSISTGSLTPIKASPILNNGSPTILGKRTYEQHNGLDGSKSKALAPQWDIMAKRMSEVGRPSASLQDEVHELD